In the Gossypium arboreum isolate Shixiya-1 chromosome 10, ASM2569848v2, whole genome shotgun sequence genome, one interval contains:
- the LOC108451318 gene encoding uncharacterized protein LOC108451318 yields MELHHHFSHQRPLEFIEEHNLKSEKANCSGCGELVSGPSFSCTECGFYLDKKCFEASSEVNHPFHPNHSLKLLASPPYIGSWGICDFCDKRCEQFVYHCSCKLDFHIKCALFSKTIAENKVGELEGVSQKDLLVSSENGSEELEETECFACRKPLLDSPYLSFDSRFHLHKKCLDIPTEVNHLFHSQHPLVLQFNSQRLPCQICKTTQPRGLVYCCSPCSFAIHIACVERPTRIDHPCHREHSVVLQLNLKSLLCQICHETHDLSPAYYCSACNFGIHVQCVSPAPTIKGEIHEHPFTLFWRQVPFICDACGTSGDYISYICSPCGLIAHEKCILLKSIIKRFPRHGHQISHTFIHRKHEIKSWKCRICYEEVNSKHGCYCCSDCNYIVHTNCGIKDYSWYDIVDDELEETGELLNNSAFVVIRETKLGENIVIPTEIKHLSHHHNLIFGNDVEGDRYCDGCILFISTSFYHCGQCDFFLHKSCAELPKKMYDWNHIHQRPLTLNLHAEFWCVSCKYLFNNCFSYDCNVCGDRTCDPCVQFSDSVICQGHEHRLFFYDKYEGQCNSCGWNLTGGFVCKECNFVVEDKCLKLPDKIQHKCDEHPLILTYGEDNIYSEYHYCDICEIRRNPSRWFYRCAICDKSVHKYCVIDAYSYMKIGKTYTTMDHSHPLTFTRKVYDYPPKCHICEEHCQDLSAECLENGCNYIVHWKCIDPYRRRDLQLWSEAEDKEAHD; encoded by the coding sequence ATGGAGCTTCACCACCATTTTAGCCATCAACGTCCTTTGGAGTTCATCGAAGAGCACAACCTTAAAAGTGAGAAGGCTAATTGCTCAGGATGTGGGGAGTTGGTTTCAGGTCCAAGCTTTAGTTGTACAGAATGTGGGTTTTACCTTGACAAGAAATGCTTCGAGGCCTCCTCAGAGGTAAATCACCCCTTTCATCCCAACCATAGCCTTAAACTTTTAGCAAGTccaccatacataggttcatggggtatttgtgatttttgtgacaAAAGATGTGAGCAATTTGTTTATCATTGTTCATGTAAGTTAGACTTTCATATAAAATGTGCTTTGTTTTCAAAAACCATTGCTGAAAATAAGGTCGGGGAGCTTGAAGGTGTTTCCCAAAAAGATCTATTGGTCTCTTCTGAAAATGGTTCCGAGGAACTTGAAGAAACCGAGTGCTTTGCATGTAGGAAGCCATTACTAGATTCTCCATACCTTTCTTTTGATTCTAGATTTCATTTGCATAAAAAATGTCTTGATATACCTACTGAAGTCAATCATCTTTTTCATAGCCAACACCCTCTAGTTTTACAATTCAATAGTCAGCGTCTCCCTTGTCAAATTTGCAAAACAACACAACCTCGGGGACTAGTCTATTGTTGTTCACCTTGTTCGTTTGCCATTCATATTGCATGTGTTGAGCGACCAACTAGAATTGACCACCCATGTCACCGGGAGCATTCTGTTGTTTTACAGCTTAATTTGAAATCTCTCCTTTGTCAAATCTGTCATGAAACACATGATTTGTCACCTGCTTATTATTGTTCCGCATGCAATTTTGGCATTCACGTTCAATGTGTCTCTCCAGCACCTACTATCAAAGGTGAAATTCATGAACATCCGTTCACCTTGTTTTGGAGACAAGTCCCTTTCATTTGTGACGCATGTGGAACAAGTGGAGATTATATCTCTTATATTTGTTCTCCATGTGGCCTTATAGCTCATGAAAAGTGCATTTTGTTGAAATCCATCATCAAAAGGTTTCCACGACATGGTCACCAAATTTCCCACACATTCATCCATAGGAAACATGAGATCAAATCTTGGAAATGTCGAATTTGCTATGAGGAGGTGAATTCGAAGCATGGATGTTATTGTTGTTCTGATTGTAATTATATTGTCCATACAAATTGTGGAATAAAAGATTACAGTTGGTACGACATAGTCGATGATGAGTTAGAAGAAACAGGTGAGTTGCTTAACAATTCAGCCTTTGTTGTTATTAGAGAGACCAAGCTTGGAGAAAATATTGTAATACCCACAGAGATAAAACATTTAAGCCACCATCACAACTTAATTTTCGGCAATGATGTTGAGGGTGATAGATATTGTGATGGCTGCATATTGTTCATCTCAACTTCATTTTATCATTGTGGACAATGTGATTTCTTTCTCCATAAATCATGTGCCGAATTGCCTAAGAAAATGTACGATTGGAATCATATTCACCAACGTCCCCTCACTCTTAATTTACATGCTGAATTTTGGTGTGTTTCATGTAAATATCTGTTCAATAATTGTTTCTCCTATGATTGTAATGTGTGTGGGGATCGTACCTGCGATCCTTGTGTTCAATTTTCGGATAGCGTCATATGTCAAGGGCATGAACACCGCCTTTTCTTTTACGATAAGTATGAAGGGCAATGCAATAGCTGTGGATGGAATCTAACGGGTGGGTTTGTATGCAAAGAGTGCAACTTTGTTGTGGAGGACAAATGTCTCAAGCTTCCCGACAAGATTCAACACAAGTGTGATGAACATCCCCTCATTCTCACGTATGGTGAAGACAACATTTATTCAGAGTACCATTACTGTGATATCTGTGAAATAAGAAGAAATCCAAGCCGTTGGTTTTACCGCTGTGCAATTTGTGACAAATCAGTCCATAAATATTGTGTTATTGATGCATACTCATATATGAAGATCGGAAAGACCTACACAACAATGGATCACTCACACCCACTCACTTTCACCCGAAAGGTCTATGATTACCCTCCTAAATGCCATATATGTGAGGAGCACTGCCAAGATCTATCTGCTGAGTGTCTAGAGAATGGGTGTAACTACATTGTTCATTGGAAATGTATAGACCCTTATAGAAGGCGAGACTTACAGTTGTGGTCTGAGGCAGAAGACAAAGAGGCTCATGATTGA